GGTCTCGTGACCCTTTAGGAACATGTAGTGCTCAGCTATGAAGTGGCCAGAAATTGGATGCAAGCCCATTCCCAGCATGGAGCCAGCCAACATGTAGACCACAGGCTTAGCCCCCCACAGCCAGTAGAGCAGAACATTAAAGGTGACCTGGAAAGCCACATTGGTCATCTCAAGCTGAGTGATGGGTTTAGGGTTAATGCAAAGGGGCCGTATAGCATAGAAGAGTGGCTGCAGAATAATCCAGATAAACTTGCGAAAGCGAGTGCAGAAAAACCAGCCTTCAAAATCAGTGGGGATATCTACATCAATCCCATCTCCACCCAGGTAGCGATGATGATCCAGGTGATAGCGTTTGAAAGACGCAGAGTAGGGCAGGCCGATCGGCAGGTTGGCAAAGATGGCAAAGTAGCGGTTCCACATGGCTTTGTTATTTCCAAATGCTGTATTGTGGGAGATCTCGTGAATAGCAAGGGTCATTGAGTGGTTGATGCAACTGCCAAATGCATAAGTCCAAAACAGAACCCATTTCCAGTCCAAGTCCTTGACCAGGTAGAAAGCTACAAACTGTATCACCACCATCATGCACACGATCCATTTCAACCTCGGGTCAGGACCCATCAGCGTTTTGATTTTTGGATATTTGGCTGCAAGATAAACACAAGAGACTCAAAGTCAGTTCAGTCAACATTCAAATGCTGAAAAGAAGACAATCGCAACCTCACGAGGTAAAGCTGCGCTCCTAATTAAACGTTACACTCTTCGTACAAAGTTGTAGACAATGATATCCTTGAATTAAGACTATTTATGAATTTGGAACACATGTATCCTTATTAAATTTGAAAAACGCTACTGCATTTTGCTAATCGatcatttaaaactgctgcCATAAACAGTATTTCTATCTTATTTTAATGGCTGACTCAAGAATAATAAACACTTCAGGACACTTTAAGAGACTTGCTGAAGACATTGTTTCGCTCAGGCCTTTTCCACAGGTTCATGTGATTAAACAGGTTTCATTTACATTAAAAGCATCACATTTTTTCCATAAAAATTTTTTAATTAGTGACCTGTATGTCGATTCTCTCTGTAGCTTTCTGTCCTTTCATAAAACCTTTGACCCCAATACCACAAAGCTAATAGTCATGTTTTTAtaatcatgatacatttgtaCCTACATGACAGATACATttcaaaaatccaaaagatCCAGTTTAAGATGTAAAGACAAACAGACTAGTTATGAACTCCAAGACTTATGGAAAAATACCCGTTGAAAGGTTATTGTACATAATTAAAACttagttaactaaaataaaactatgctttgggggggggggacaaactgaatttattttatgaaaataaacataatCAAAGAGATCTCCTTAGCTTTAGTCTGCTAAAGTGTGTTATTACACCTTGCCTGATGGAGCTTTGATGGACATGTTAATCAAGTTTACTAGAGCCTACAAGACTGAAAGCCAACAACGTTCAGCATATGACCTCAATACAGAAATACTtgaaaagactaaaactaacactgaaactaataaaaactaaactaaaactcaatGTGCTGCAATGGATTAAGTCCACAACTTAATCTGACTGAACTCCACTGACCTGCAATGAAAGGTGcaatagaaataaaatggaTTAAAAATTTGAATGACTCAAACCTGTAACAACCTCAGTCAAAACAAGATGATAGCCAACTCAAGCCACGTAAGTATAAGCTGTTGACTCATTTCAGATTCACTCAGGTTAAAAGAGCAAACTCACAGGGCCTCCGGGCTACATATATTTGCACAAAACGCAGGACCTTACAGCAGAGAGACGTGTCTCAACACATCCTGTGTCACACCATGCTGCCTCCACTACTAGAGCAAGATGGCTCTCAGAGGGAGGGACCTGAGACCACACAGAGTTAAGCTCTTTACAAGCAAATATGTATGGACATACAAACTACATTGGACCAAGTAGCAAATTTTCAGTAGGGGCACAATTCACAAAGTTTGGAGGTATATAATCGCAAAGACCTTGCAATATGTGAcataaaaacaacttaaaatgcTGTAAGGAAAAAAACTCAGTGAACTTAAAGTATTGTGaaatttgtgtgtgaaattgtgACTCTCCTCAGTGAAAAAGacacaagaaaagaaagacacactGACCACTGTCGTCCTGGTCCAGTGGCCAAGCAAAGCAGACCACTTGATTCTGAGAAAAAGGCACTTTGACACAATGAACactttgtgtgtttgaaagAAGAAAAGCAGCATTCAATGTGAGTCAGCTGCCTATAGTTACTAATGTGACTCACCCATCAGTACCCATGAAAGTCATAtatgtagagagagagagagatcatggTTCTGATTATTTAGTTTTCGagctaaaatgcaaaaaaaaaaagtttatatatGTCTTTCAGTTTCATGTCACAATAATTCATTATCTTTGGGTTTGAACtctgaaactaaaaaaaagagtCAATCTCCTTGGAAATTAGCTATACCACTTAAACTACGAAACAgaacaaactttaaaaaataaaaacaacacgtACGGAGCATACTGCAGTTTTTATACTGGCTATTGTCAAATTGCAATACTTTCCTTGCCGAGCCTGCAAATTAACACTGAAatgaagtttttttgtttgcaatGCTTTAACTATGCCAAGTGTGGGGCGAGAATGTGATATGTGTGCGTTTAACGCTTAAAATCTGCCCCAAAGTCAACAAACCACTCCTGAAAGGCACCGAGAGCACCGGTTATGTTTCAAACCGTTACTGCAGTTTTCCCAAGAGAAACTTAGGGAGTGGCACATAACCACTGCGAGAACTCCCCATTTGCTAGCCTCACATAATGTTAGTTGGTTCGAATGGCCTAAATAGCTGGAACTTCcttgtgtgcgtgtatgtgcgCGAGCGCGTGTCCATGTCAAATTGTGTAACTGAAACGATAGTGGTTCTCACTGTGGGTTAAATATTGAGCAAAGTCGGTCTGATAGCTAACATGTACGGGTGGATAAGGAACCGTTAGCTTGAAACTAATTAGCAACTTACCGTTGCTTAAAACTAATCAAAAAACTAAGCTTTTATGGTGTCAGGGTGTGCAATTAGACGGTTTAACGAAAGTTAGTCGTCAAAAGCCAAACTTGGTTATACCTTTGTTAACTATGGATTTATGCGCAATTTGCTAACGGATAAGCTAGCTCACCCAAAATCGCTTTTCTCCTGTCAGCATGCGGCTGGTCCGTATAAACCCATTCGTAGTCCTCACGGGCGACTCGGTTTCCCATCTTTGTGACTACTGAAGTGAGAGGTTTACAGCACTTCGCCAAAAAGTAATAGCACAAGGTCGtttctttaaaagaaacttCTTTGCCTCCCCTCCTTTCGTCTTTGATGGCCCGCCGCTGACGTGCGCAAAAGCCGGCAGGCTGCAGACTCCGCCCCCCGGTGGCCTGTCGCTACGTAACAGCGAACACCGTTACGTGACGACAACCTCGTTTTAAGGCTGTTGCTATGTCAACAAACTAACATTTCAGTGAAACATATATTTACAGAATATGTCctgagggttttttgtttttgcttttcttgaGTTAGCACCTCAACAATCGTCAAACCTCTTGACTTGGAGTGAAAATACTTCACCGCAGACCTGAGCAACAGTTAAATAACTgagattctttttttctccagttgTGTGTTCATATCCTTTTTAAAAGTGACATTAAATTAAACtgttgtgaaattaaaataagaCACTAAAAAACAAGCGTAAAACAGGACATTATCTGAGCAGAAATACTAAGGCTTTGagcagggccgtgcagagatgTTTGAAGGGGCAtgtgctcaaagttaaaaaaggGCACCAACAACCAGGCTGAACCCccattcatcaagaatctaatatggaatcacatcatactatatcactgtcATCAGGCACAGGGGcagatctagagaaattttcttagggtggcatgagggtggcaaagaaatcaaatggggtggcggtatgcaggtggttacatatggttaaaatgattcaaatgcagtaagtatacacgtttttcatataaatatagtctataacttaattattgtctgtagcccacataattacacactttagttacataaaacaagtgagttttgatgttatgtactgtatagcctctataataaataaatatgtagcccaataagtataaaatccagaaagctacacaacatggggcgcttcatttacaaacacaagtctaacttaagtttcactgttttttgttagaaaacaatcacattgttttgtgtaattgcttaaattac
The Pelmatolapia mariae isolate MD_Pm_ZW linkage group LG13, Pm_UMD_F_2, whole genome shotgun sequence DNA segment above includes these coding regions:
- the degs1 gene encoding sphingolipid delta(4)-desaturase DES1, whose amino-acid sequence is MGNRVAREDYEWVYTDQPHADRRKAILAKYPKIKTLMGPDPRLKWIVCMMVVIQFVAFYLVKDLDWKWVLFWTYAFGSCINHSMTLAIHEISHNTAFGNNKAMWNRYFAIFANLPIGLPYSASFKRYHLDHHRYLGGDGIDVDIPTDFEGWFFCTRFRKFIWIILQPLFYAIRPLCINPKPITQLEMTNVAFQVTFNVLLYWLWGAKPVVYMLAGSMLGMGLHPISGHFIAEHYMFLKGHETYSYYGSLNLLTFNVGYHNEHHDFPSIPGRRLPMVKEIAAEYYADLPQYTSWVKVLYDFIMDDTISPYSRIKRKLKGEVKQE